In the Nerophis ophidion isolate RoL-2023_Sa linkage group LG01, RoL_Noph_v1.0, whole genome shotgun sequence genome, one interval contains:
- the rnf214 gene encoding LOW QUALITY PROTEIN: RING finger protein 214 (The sequence of the model RefSeq protein was modified relative to this genomic sequence to represent the inferred CDS: inserted 1 base in 1 codon), producing the protein MDANLMTMEEFAADFSNVTMPAANEGLTDQQEKSMQTEEATDATTGDAGVNTDMDWEAQVAAMFAYSEVLAKEHGEMAKTREQDESERGERLQQLQKKKSQTTRQHQVLLQKLDSLRVKLQLNNAKSSKKNFLSKKQEMTSERSRAEEERDRLAKELQQSEGKLAALTEEQCEEQRRWQEELEVLKKEVQRVAKETREAEKTAVQDELAAVEMQRDMAMGRIKAWLAEVGQYLSVLQRVFPQQYQQEKPTWAGKEAAVRRNQAELQQRFQEVLQLLQQGRDLDSLPRINVAALPHVPTADLKFRQMMNSLLPAGPPRPSYFHHRPQYFPPPPHYLPRHAVPPPIYPPYVRAPARLPPPPGQSLTTPTYPVVPSPPPLPSSALEKVLDRLGARFPQCSRNQLTLLLQQVKSARGTLAGMSVDQVAEQVGLKLAQSDAFPXRPPPPANQLCLMCQNAVDPESRHPLSCSHAIHQDCIRIWLQSSPNKSCPFCPAK; encoded by the exons CAGCCAATGAAGGCCTCACAGACCAGCAGGAGAAGTCCATGCAGACGGAGGAGGCGACGGACGCCACCACGGGCGACGCCGGCGTCAACACGGACATGGACTGGGAGGCGCAGGTGGCGGCCATGTTTGCGTACAGCGAGGTCCTGGCCAAGGAGCACGGCGAGATGGCGAAGACGCGGGAACAGGACGAGAGCGAGCGAGGCGAGCGGCTGCAGCAGCTGCAGAAGAAGAAGTCGCAGACCACCCGCCAGCATCAG GTCCTGCTGCAGAAACTGGACTCGCTGCGAGTCAAGCTGCAGCTCAACAACGCCAAGAGCAGCAAGAAGAACTTCCTGTCCAAGAAGCAGGAGATGACGTCGGAGAGGAGCCGCGCCGAAGAGGAGAGAGACAG GCTGGCCAAGGAGCTGCAGCAGAGCGAAGGCAAGCTGGCGGCGCTGACGGAGGAGCAGTGCGAGGAGCAGCGGCGCTGGCAGGAGGAGCTGGAGGTGCTGAAGAAGGAGGTGCAGAGGGTGGCCAAAGAGACCAGGGAGGCTGAGAAGACGGCCGTCCAGGACGAGCTGGCCGCCGTGGAGATGCAGCGGGACATGGCCATGGGGCGCATCAAGGCCTGGCTGGCGGAG GTGGGGCAGTACCTGAGCGTGCTGCAGAGGGTCTTCCCGCAGCAGTACCAGCAGGAGAAGCCCACCTGGGCCGGCAAGGAGGCGGCCGTGCGCAGGAACCAGGCCGAGCTGCAGCAGCGCTTCCAGGAGGTCCTGCAGCTGCTCCAGCAGGGTCGCGACCTGGACTCTCTGCCCAGGATCAACGTGGCCGCACTGCCGCACGTGCCCACG GCCGACCTCAAGTTCAGACAGATGATGAACTCGCTGCTTCCTGCCGGCCCGCCCAGACCCAGTTACTTCCACCACCGCCCCCAATACTTCCCACCGCCCCCGCACTACCTGCCGCGCCACGCCGTGCCCCCGCCCATCTACCCCCCCTACGTCAGAGCTCCTGCCAGGTTGCCGCCGCCTCCCGGCCAGTCCTTGACCACGCCCACCTACCCGGTGGTCccctcgccgccgccgctgccctCCAGCGCCCTGGAGAAGGTGCTGGACCGGCTGGGGGCCCGCTTCCCGCAGTGCAGCAGGAACCAGCTGACGCTGCTGCTGCAGCAGGTGAAGAGCGCCCGGGGAACTCTGGCCGGGATGTCCGTGGACCAGGTGGCCGAGCAGGTGGGCCTCAAGCTGGCCCAGAGCGACGCCTTCC TCCGGCCGCCGCCGCCGGCCAACCAGCTGTGTCTCATGTGCCAGAACGCCGTGGACCCCGAGAGCCGCCACCCGCTCAGCTGTTCCCACGCCATCCATCAGGACTGCATACGCATCTGGCTGCAGTCCAGTCCTAACAAGTCCTGTCCTTTCTGCCCCGCCAAGTGA